The sequence cggtgtttttcgtgttttcaggttttaaatcattaagttagcatatcatattgatatagaacatgtgtttagttgattttaaaagtcaagttagaaggattaacttttgtttgcgaacaagtttagaattaactaaactatgttctagtgattacaagtttaaaccttcgaataagatagctttatatgtatgaatcgaatgatgttatgaacatcattactaccttaagttccttggataaacctactggaaaagagaaaaatggatctagcttcaacggatccttggatggctcgaagttcttgaagcagaatcatgacacgaaaacaagttcaagtaagatcatcacttgaaataagattgttatagttatagaaattgaaccaaagtttgaatataattattaccttgtattagaatgataacctactgtaagaaacaaagatttcttgaggttggatgatcaccttacaagattggaagtgagctagcaaacttgaaagtattcttgattttatgtaactagaacttgtagaatttatgaagaacacttagaacttgaagatagaacttgagagagatcaattagataaagaaaattgaagaatgaaagtgtttgtaggtgtttttggtcgttggtgtatggattagatataaaggatatgtaattttgttttcatgtaaataagtcatgaatgattactcatatttttgtaattttatgagatatttcatgctagttgccaaatgatggttcccacatgtgttaggtgactcacatgggctgctaagagctgatcattggagtgtatataccaatagtacatacatctaaaagctgtgtattgtacgagtacgaatacgggtgcatacgagtagaattgttgatgaaactgaacgaggatgtaattgtaagcatttttgttaagtagaagtattttgataagtgtattgaagtctttcaaaagtgtataaatacatattaaaacactacatgtatatacattttaactgagtcgttaagtcatcgttagtcgttacatgtaagtgttgttttgtaacatttaggttaacgatcttgttaaatgttgttaacccaatgtttataatatcaaatgagattttaaattattatattatcatgatattatcatgtatgaatatctcttaatatgatatatatatacattaaatgtctttacaacgataatcgttacatatatgtctcgtttaaaaatcattaagttagtagtcttgtttttacatatgtagttcattattaatatacttaatgatatgtttacttatcatagtatcatgttaactatatatatatatatccatatatatgtcatcatatagtttttacaagttttaacgttcgtgaatcaccggtcaacttgggtggtcaattgtctatatgaaacatatttcaattaatcaagtcttaacaagtttgattgcttaacatgttggaaataattaatcatgtaaatatcaatctcaattaatatatataaacatggaaaagtttgggtcactacaatatcattttataagatatagataactcagcaaaagatcccaaaataaACCAAAAAGGGACAATCTTACTGCCTATTTTTTCATTAagtcccttagtgctggctttagtgttttctctcaatgtcataggttttgtcatcatcaaatagggggaaattgttgagtccccaaaataattaaggatttaactaTGACAAaaatgtaatttatttgcactaaaatgttatgtgcagccatcacaagtttgtttatgtatagacagcagatattgttgtgtcgagtgtttagttgctgcttagtctaccagcacaaggtagacagtattcttcaatcagcacaggatgtatactcagcaattcaataatatcaagtgactcagcaatgaataaccagcatagctggaatgcagcttactacacaagacaactatgctccattacaagcatagtagttttctgagtggtctacatcaatcgtactattcaacagaagtcaaagacaaagttaaacagaaaaggacacgcgtcggcggctgacaagtgaccttacaagaccacgtaggaatgcagaagtttaacgcatgtgcagacatgtcctatactttgtcaatgcctacggaacacaacattctatttgtttaaacaaatagtggtgccaaactgaattgaggtgttcctgcaaatagctaccaaagaggaaagaggatagcacgctctctgatgcagttgtccccacaagtatagGCATCCTATGTACCATGGACAAtggaacaattacacggataataggactactataaattgttgtatccactattgtaacaagtaGTGGTATGagtttgtttatttagagtccaaaacgtgtaatagcttagaacacactctgtagctatacttaggtaaatctgtatcaaccaactatcattccgccaaggatagttgtaattctttgtgatttaatcaataaagaataaccgttgaaaaattacctttgactctatttaatttacttgcttgaatacttaaattgtgtttaactgttaagttaattaaagagAATTGTATttaccccctctacaatactcctgttgtttatcaagggaccaacaaatgGCCAACAAATCAAGAAAAAGGAAAAGTGGAGAAAAGATAAAGGAGAAGTACGGGGTATCAACGGGTAACAATGTTAAAGGAGTTGGTTTGATCCAACTTTCTCACTTTTGGTCATAAAAGAAGAAGAAATGTGTCTCTTCTTTGCCGGGAGAAGAAGATGCGTAAATTGTGACATTTCTCGTCACACTCAAAGATTCGGAACATGGTCCACCCATGATCCCATGATCAAGTATCATGGAGAAAATGCTCCATTTACTCTTTAAAATATATAGATGTAAGtggaagaaggaaaaaaaaaggaGCCTGTTGTAACTTATTTATGTTGTAAAAGTTAGAGAAAGATAGTCTAAAAGTACTAGAGAGTTGTAAAGAAAAAAGAGCTTCTACTTTACATCTTACGTACTTGTAAGGTAGAGAGAAAACAGAAAACGCCTCTAACTATTCTTGTATGTAAGTTAGAGATAGTGAAAAAGAAAAAATGCATATTCTTTTTTATACAAAAGAAGGTAGAAAAAATAACCTCAAAATGAAGAAACAACTTGAATTTTAAGAGAGTTCATCATTAAAAGAAATTAAAGACTAGCAGGAGCTAGTCATCTTTGCCGGAGAAAGGGAGGAGTTATCCGGGTGGATCCTAACCCGAACCGAGTCCGATAGTCAAGGAAAGTAGTTGCAGTCAAATTGAAACCCACGATTAGTACATGGGAAGTGGCTCAAAGAGATAAAGCCCATGATCCCTAAAAGTGTGCATACACATGGGGTAATGGAGAAGCGGCCTTGTTATTTGTTTAATTATATAAATGCATGTAAACAAGAGAATTAGGGGAAAGCCTCTACTTTTACTACCTGAATATAATATTAAAGTAGAGAGaatagaaagaagaaaaaaaaccaAAAAACAAATAGCCTCTAATTTACTACTGTGAGTAGTCGTAGATTAGAGAGAAAAGAACCAAACCTCTGTATTACATTTTACATTTTATTGTATTGTAATTCCAAAGAAAAAGAAAACCATAAATACCCCACTTTCTCTTGTTCTACATTATATTTAGTTATCTCTTCTTTTATTACATGTTCTACTCATATATCCACAAAACAAGAAAACAATTATAATATCCGTACGAGATTCGTTATGTCTCTAATCTCGTAACGGATCAATTATACATCGAGCCAACTACAAAACTCTAAAACATTCTACATCATTAATCCATTATCATCTATCATCATAGTTTGGTCAATGCATCATCAATTTTTTCCTTCACATCATCATTATGATTTATAAGTAACAAGCACCAAAACCATGCCTCATTCACATCGTACAAAAGGAGTTATATTAATCAACTCATACGTAAATAAAACTCTTAACTACCACACTAATAAAGCATACATATAACCATGGCATGGTGGTGGCATGGTAAGACCATGACCTTCCAATGTGGAGGTCAGGGGTTCAATTCCTGCCATTCACAAAAGTTATTCTCCCTCATGGTCACGGAGATTCGTCCGCAAGTCAATTCAAAAAAATGGTTAGATACACATGTTAAAAAAAGCATACATATGAGAGCACTGGGTGCCTCGCATCCTTTAATTCGCCGTAGCCGGGATCGACCGTCCGTCGACACTGATCCGGCGTCGATCTCGTCGTCGGTTGCCGAAGTCGAGTCACACACGGTGGCATTTTTGACCGTTTAAGCCGTGAATTTTTTGAATTCTAGCCTTACGACTAGTTTTcatatttttttctataaatactaCCATCTATTTTCTCATTTTATTCACCACTTCCGCTGAATATTCTATCATTTTATTCAGCTATTATCTTTAATATTCAAAGTatcactttatttatttttataatttaagaAACAACGTCGTCTTCTTCGACTTCTTCCCACGACGATTTGGTTGAACAATTATGGTCTATTCGAGAATAAATGAAAATTTTATGAATTTTATTAGTAATCTAATTTATTATATGAATAAATGTAACTTTTTTATTTATGAATTTTAATTTAGTATTTCATTTTATTTATgtagtttatttaaatataaaacaataattaataaaaaatattcaaaattaattaaaaaaaataaataatagagATGGACACTGAAATGAATTCTGTGTACACATGCACATATGTCACTGAAAGTTATTTCAAAGTCCATTTTGGACGCTGAAATAAACACGGGAAAACGCTCTAAACataatatataagttatattatattattattattattaaaaacgatCAAAAGTGTCAAAACCAGTACAACCAAAATAAGAACGGTTAAACCGTTATCACTAAAACCAAACCAAATCGATCCACAACAATTTCACTACTTACATGGACCTAAAGCGGCTCGAGGCACCAAACGCAAGATTATGAAATTGAATACTAAAAACCAAGTAAAAAAGACTCAATATTCAGCGCAATCTATCAGCAATCAACATTAGTACTTAGTAAACAACAAAATCTATCAGCATCAACATTCAGCAAATTACCAGAACAAGCAAACTTATTGTCACCTAATAGACCACCAGCATCATGATCATTGATGAAGGGACAAATCCGACCCGTCCAAATAACCCCTGCTTTATTGGCAAGCAAGCTCAGAATACAGTGTACAAAAATCTTGAAAATGACTAACTAAACTCCTTTTAACAGTTTTTAAGAAATCCCCATCTGGGTTTGATCCTATTCTTTTGACCAAGTTCTATAAACATCATTCTAGTAGATTATATCAAGATCAGAGTTTCATATCCAAAACAGAAAATGTATATAAATTAGAATGTGCTTAGATGAGTTAATGAACTTTCTTCAATCTTTTAACAACAAAAGATGAAGATTCAGATAATTGACACTCAAAATTATCATCATGACTTTCTTTATAATCAATCAATTCTTTCATGCCACCATTAGTGATCTTCCATCTTAATCTTTCCCACCCACTTTGTCTTACAGGCAAACACATCTCATAATTACTGTTCACCATTGTTAAAGGAGGCACAACACCACCATCAACCGCTTTCTCAAAAATCTCAAAGTCTAAATCGTAATCAACGACTCTTTTTTCCCCTAAACTAACTTCCATCTCATTTTCTTTTTCACTAAAAACTGCCCACCAAAACTCAACCGGTTCTTCCCCTTCCATAACTCTCAAAACCGGCCCAATTGCCTTTTCATATCTAATAACCTGTGACGCTGCTAAAATTGCACTCTCGAACATTAACAAAAGACAATTCTTTCCAATCCACACATAAATATTATCAGGCACGTGAACAATAAACGCTCCACGTGAATCGAGGGCTTTTAAATTGGGTTGGGTTAATAATTTAGGCACGAGATGAAGTGGGTCATATGAAGAATGTGGGGCGATTCTAAACATTCTTATAGCAGACTTTGGGCTCATGGGTGCATTATGGACCCGTTTTTGGCAATTCAATAGTTGACAAGCAAAACCCATATTTGGGTCAGTTACCCCTCTTGCTGTTTTCACTTGTTGAAGTGCTTCTTCGAAGCTAAACCGTTGGACCCACATTAAGTAAGCGATAACTAAAGATGTAGACCTTGATACCCCTTTACAACAATGAACAAAGATTCGACCTTTTTGCTCTCGTACATCCTCAAAGTAATCAAAAACATCGTATAAGATACTTGTTATGTCTTCAGAAGGGGTGTCTTGAAGCCAGAGGGTTTTATATTCAAGATCTTTCTTGAAATACTCGGGACACACAAAACCGACACAATTTAAAACATGTGTGATGCCATTTTCACGAAGAACATCAAGGTTTTTAGCAACGT comes from Rutidosis leptorrhynchoides isolate AG116_Rl617_1_P2 chromosome 4, CSIRO_AGI_Rlap_v1, whole genome shotgun sequence and encodes:
- the LOC139842374 gene encoding protein-tyrosine-phosphatase MKP1-like, with protein sequence MLGEKDDNFNSPPPPPPLLPAAVDEGTRKTSCHSVSWAGSSPVISKHKSTKSRACLPPLSISRPKAKEWPMAGPDDLGIWPNIPTTPRAIPKPEFEFKKDKLAHFDKECSRIIDHVFLGSDYVAKNLDVLRENGITHVLNCVGFVCPEYFKKDLEYKTLWLQDTPSEDITSILYDVFDYFEDVREQKGRIFVHCCKGVSRSTSLVIAYLMWVQRFSFEEALQQVKTARGVTDPNMGFACQLLNCQKRVHNAPMSPKSAIRMFRIAPHSSYDPLHLVPKLLTQPNLKALDSRGAFIVHVPDNIYVWIGKNCLLLMFESAILAASQVIRYEKAIGPVLRVMEGEEPVEFWWAVFSEKENEMEVSLGEKRVVDYDLDFEIFEKAVDGGVVPPLTMVNSNYEMCLPVRQSGWERLRWKITNGGMKELIDYKESHDDNFECQLSESSSFVVKRLKKVH